In Halococcus hamelinensis 100A6, the DNA window TCGAGACCGGGAGCGCGAGCGCGGAGACCGAAACGAGGAGCCGTTGGAGCGCCGGCCGAGCGGGTGCGACCCGGAGCACGATGTAGCCCCCGAGGACTCCCACGGCGACGGTGAACCCACCGACGGCGAGGACTTCGACGAGGGGCGAGAAGGAGATCCCGACCGCGATGAACGCGGGACCGAGGAGGACGACCGCCGCCAGTACCCGAAACCCTCGTCCCGCGCGGTCGCCGAGCGCCCGGCCCGCGAGCCCGGTCAGCACCGGCAGCACGAACCCCGCGAAGTGGAAGTGGATCGCCGTCAGGAAGACGATCACCGGGTCGAACCGGAAGGTGATCCCGAGGTGGTGGAGCACGAGCGCGACCGCGCCGACGATGGAATAGGCGAACCCCGCGTCGATCAGGGTCTCCGAGAGCGGCCACAACCCGCGCGCTCGAACCCGTGTGACAGCCGTGAGCCCGAGTGCTCCCGTCACCGCGACCCACGGCACCGCAGCGAGCGCCGGCCAAAGTCCACTCGACGGCAGGAGGAACGACGCGAGCACTACCAATCCAGCGACCGGCTGGCCGACCACGGCGACGGTGTACCACCGACGCGCCCACCCCTCGAACGCCGGCGTGGCCGCCATTCCCATCCCGAACGGGACGACCACGAGCACCGCGAGCGAGACCGCCCGCTGGACCGCATCGAGGTCCGCGACCGCCACCGCCAGCAGCCACGCCGCCCCGCCGACGATCGCACTCGCGTCGGTTCGCCCGAGGGCGGTCGGGAGCCACCCTCCCGACGACCGCTCGGTCCCGACGTCGGTCATCCCGACGGCAGCCGTTCTATCCCGCGGGTCGGCCGCAGGTCGTCGGGGACCGTCGAGGCGGATTCGCTGCCCTGGGTGAACGTCCCGCGATAGCTCAGGATGTGGCCCGCGAGCGGGTTCTCGATGGTCGCGTCGACGTGATAGCGCTCGCCGGTCTCGTCGTAGCGGTCGCGGACCTCGACGCTCGCGGCGAGGGGTTCGGGAAACCGGAGATACTGGTCGCCCACCCGGAGCCACTGTGCGCCCGACTCGACGACGAGCACGCCCGCCTCCACACGCGGGTGGAGTTCGCTCACGAGTCGTCCGCCGGTTCCAAGGAAATCGAACAACCGTTCCCGGTCGGCATCCCAGACGGTGAGGGAGTCGAAGCGGCGGCGTTTCTCCCGGAACTCGAACTCGCGGATCGTCGCGAGCGCCTCGTGTCCACCCTCCTCGAAGCCCGCAGTGCGAACCGTGAACGGGACGTCGTGGCCCGCCTCGGGAAAGAGGAGATTGAGCGCCGTCATCGGGTAGAGCGCGGGGAGGACGTGGGTTCCACGCGTGATGTCCATCCGACCGCGTCCGACCCCGATCGTGTCGTCCGTCGGGTCAACCGAATAGCGCTCGCGGACCTTCGGGTGGAGGTCGTCGGCCGCCGCCCCGAGCGCGCGTTCGTACACCCCTGTCATCGTCGTCGCCCCGTCGGCCGTTCGATCCGTCGCCGAACCCGTCTCCGGCCGACCCGAGATCCACTCATATTCGAGTTCGGGTCGTGCTGAACAAAAGCCTTCGCGCGGGGCGGTCGCGGTCGTCGAGGCCGACGGCGCAAGGGTGATACCGCCCACGGTCCACCCTTCGAACAATGAGTAGGGCGGCGCGCGTCGTGGTCGTAGTCTGTCTCATCGCTTCGACCGGTTGTGTGGGGTTCTCCGGGGACTCGCTGCCGAGGCCGGTCGCGGGCTTCGCCGGCGACCCCGACAACCCGTACCCGAGCGAGAACCTCACCGTCGCGGTCGAGGCCAACGCCACCGACCGCGACTTCGTGCCGCTCGTCCGCGAGGCGCTCGATCGCTGGGAGGCCAACGACGAGCGCTACCTCAACTACACGGTGAACGCCACGGTCGTCCCGAACGCGACCGACCCCGACATCCGGGTCTCGTTCACCCCCGCGCTCTCGACGTGTGGCGACGTCGACCACGCCGCCGGCTGTGCGCCGATGATAACGAACCCCACCCAGACCGCCGACACGGTCGGGGTCAGCGCGCTCGACAACCTCTCCGACGATTCGACCGTCCACGTCGTCGAACACGAACTCGGCCACGCCTTCGGGCTCGGCCACGACGACGAACCGCAGTCCGTGATGGCACCCCGAACGACCCTCCGGGCACTCCCCCAGCCGAACGCGACCGACCGGGCGTTGGCGTGGGACGACCCCACGCTCGCGGTCTACCTCGTGAACGCGACGCCGGCGACCCGCGAGCAGATCCGCCACGCCCTCGCGTACTACGACCGCGGCGCGGACGGGACGGTCCCGGAGAACGTCTCCTTCCAGCGAACGCGGAACCTCACCGAGGCCGACGTCGTAGTGCGGTTCGCGCCGAGCTCGGCGTGCGGGTCCCGACGGGGCTCGTGCGGCTCGGTCTTCGGGACGGATTCCGACGGCGACGGCGCGCTCGAACGCTACGAGCGGGTCGACATCACGCTCACCGACCTCGAAACCGACGTCGTCGGCTGGCACGTCGCCCGATGGCTGGGGCTCGGCTTCGGTATCGAGGACGAATCCGCGTACCCACCGGCGCTCGCGGTCACGACCCCCAACGACCAGCGGGCGGGCGAGTGGTGGCGATAGCTACACCGAGTCCCACTCGCGCCGCCGCACCGAGTAGCCACCACACTCCGGACACACCTGCCAGCGCTCGTCGAAGCCCGTCCCACAGTCCCGACAGGCGTACTCCGTCTCGTCCGTGTCGTTCGCCGCCCCGATCCGGCCTCTGAAACGTTCGAGATAGCTCATTCGACGATCGCTCCGATCCCACGATCGGCCAGAAAGCATAAATACTTTGTCGGGCTCACGGCGCGGACCGGTCGTTCCGCCCGCTCACTCGAACCCGTCCTCCCACGCGAAAACGCCGTCGCGCTGGACCACGCGTCCATCGATCTCGAGGCGTGAACCCTCGCTCATGTCGGTTATCAGGTCGACGTGGACCGCGCTCTCGTTGCCCGTCTCGTCCTCGGGGAGACAGGCGTCGTAGGCCCGGCCGAGCGCGAGATGCACCGTGCCCGCCATCTTCTCGTCGAACAGGATGCTGTCGGTCGGCCGGTCGATACCGCGGTTCATCCCGATCCCGAGTTCGCCGAGCCGTCGTGACCCCGCGTCGGTGTCGAGGACCTCGCCGATCACTTCCGAGCCCCCTGCCGCGTCGAAGTCGACGACCGCGCCGTCCTCGAATCGGAGCCAGACGTCGCGCACCTGCCGTCCCCGAACCGTCATCGGGACGTCGAAGGTGACCTCGCCCGCGGCGGCGTGTGGTGCGGTGAACACCTCGCCGCTCGGGAGGTTGTGGGAATCGTCGTCGACCGACGCCGTGGAGTTGACCGCCGTTCGGTTCTCGATCGAGAGCGTGAGGTCGGTCCCCTCGGAGACGACCCGGACTTCGTCCCCCTCGTCGAGGCGCTCTTTCATCTCGGCCATCTCCTCGGCCAGCGACGCCCAGTCGCGGAGCACGGCGTCGTAGACGAACTCCTGGTAGGCTTCGTAGCTCATACCGGCCTGCTGGGCGAGCGACCGGGTGGGGTGGACGGTCGAAACCCAGTCGGTGTCCATCCGTGCCTCACGAATCTCGGTGGTGGCCTTCGAGGCGGCTTCGAGCCGGTCGCCGGGCACGTCGGCCATCGCGCTGGTGTTCCGTCCACCGCCGAGCGAGAGCACGGCGTCGGCGTTCTCGTAGAGCGCGAGCTCGTGGTCGGGGTCCGCGTCGAACTCCCCGTCGTGGCCGTCGAGGTAGGCCCGACTCACCTCCGCGGAGCCGTAGGTACTCACGAGGTTCGCGCCACGCTCGCCGAGCGCGCGGGCCACCGCGACCGCGAGGTCGTGTGCGCCCTCCGAGACGCTCACGACGACGTCGTCTCCGGCTTCGATCCGGGCGCTCCAGTCGACCAGTACCTCCGCGTGCTCCTCGATCCGGTCGTCCATGTACGGCCATCACCCGCCGCGGCCAAAACTCCGCCCATCGAGCCACGACTTCCTTCCGTCGTTTCGCTATCCGCGCCAGTCGCTGACGCGTTTGGTCTCGTCGACCGCGACGTGTCGCTTGTTCGTCTTCCGGATCCACGCCGCGAACTTCCGCATCTCTTCTGACTCCTTGAGCGCCGTCACGGTGTTGAAGCGGTGTTTGAGTTCGTGGTTGGTGAACACCGCGTGGATCTGGCGGTGGCAGGACCCGCAGACGGGAACGATGGGGCTCTCCTTCCGGTTCTTCGGGATCAGGTGGTGCCTCGTGGTCTCGACCTCGCGCTCACAGATCACACACTCGTCCATACCCACCCTCGTCGCCGCTCCCTCATCGCTCCTCGGGCGGGAGCAGCCGATTCCGGGATCGAACCGTTCGACCGGCCTCAATCGAGGAAGTCGGGCGTCGTCCGCTTCTCGTCGCGCTCGGCTTCGAGGTGTGCGCGGAAGTCCTCGACCGAGACGCCGTCCTGCTCGCGCTCCTCGCGGTCGCGGACCGAGACCGTGCCGGCCTCCTCTTCGGTGCCGCCGACGATGAGCATGTAGGGGAGGCGGTCGTCGTGGCCGGCCCGGATCTTCCGGCCGACCGTCCACGAACGGGTCTCGACCGAGGTACGGAAGCCCTCGAGTTCGTCGGCGACCGACTCGGCGTACTCGATGTTGTCGTCGCTGACGGGCAGGATCCGGACCTGTTCGGGCGCGAGCCAGGTCGGGAAGTTGCCGTTGAAGTGCTCGATCAGTACCATGAAGAAGCGCCCGTAGCTGCCGTAGAGCGCGCGGTGGATCATCACCGGTCGGTGGGTCTCGTTGTCCTCGCCGGTGTACTGCAGGTCGAGCCGTTCGGGCATATTGAAGTCGAGCTGGACGGTCGGACCGTCCCAGACCCGCCCGAGCGCGTCGCCGAAGGAGAAGTCGATCTTCGGGCCGTAGAACGCGCCGTCGCCCTCCTCGACCTCGTAGTCGTAGCCGCCCTCGTCGAGGACGTCCCTGAGCTGGGTTTCGGCCTGGTCCCAGAGCTCGTCGCTCCCGACCGACTTCTCCGGGCGCGTCGCCAGCGCGATCTCGGCGTCGAGGTCCACGACCTCCATCACCTCGAAGATGGTCTCCATGATCGTCTCGATCTCGGCGGCGATCTGGTCCGGGCGGACGAACAGGTGGCCGTCGTCGATGGTGAACGACCAGGTTCGCGAGAGCCCCGACAGCTCGCCGCGCTGTTCCTTCCGGTAGACCGTGCCGTCCTCGAAGTACCGAACCGGGAGGTCGCGGTAGCTCCACGATTGGTTCTCGAAGATCATCGCGTGCCCCGGACAGTTCATCGGCTTCAGGCCGTACTCCTCGTCGTCGACGTCGAGGAGGAACATGTCGTCGACGTAGTTGTCGTAGTGGCCCGACTGTTTCCAGAGTTCGGTCCGGAAGAGGTGCGGGGTCTCGACCGGCTCGTAGCCCGCGTCGAGGTTGAGCGAACGCGCGTACTCGGAGAGCGAATCCAGGACCCGTTTCCCGTTCGGGTGGTAGAGCGGCAGTCCGGGGCCCGCGGTTTCGGAGATCGAGAACAGGTCCATCTCCCGGCCGATCTTCCGGTGGTCGCGTTCGGCGGCCTCCGCACGCCGTTCGAGGTAGTCGTCGAGTTCGCCCTCGGATTCGAACGCCGTGCCGTAGACCCTGGTCAGGGTTTCGTTTTCCTCGTCGCCGCGCCAGTAGGCCGCCGAGATCTCGAGCAGCGCGAACCCGCCGATCTCGCCCGTCGAGTCGACGTGCGGGCCACGACAGAGGTCGTAGAAGTCGCCCTGCTCGTAGAAGCTCACGGGGTCCTCGCCCGCGACCTCGGTGTCGAGGATCTCGCGTTTGTACGGGTTGTCGTCGTAGGTCTCGAAGGCTTCCTCGCGCGAGTATTCTGTCCGTTCGATCGCGAGGTCCGCTTCGATTATCGATTCGGCCTCGTCCTCGATCGCCTCCAGGTCGCTCTCGTCGAGGTCGACGTTCGCGATGTCGTAGTAGAAGCCCTCGTCGGTCCAGGGACCGATGGTGAGTTTCGCCTCGGGGCGCAATCGTGTGAGGGCCTGGGCGAAGACGTGGGCCGCCGAGTGCCGGAGCACGTCGAGGTACTCCTCGGATTGGTCGGTGACGATCTCGAGTTCGATGTCCGATCGGATCGGCTGGGCCTTATCGACCAGGTTTCCGTCCACGACGCCCGCCACGGTGTCCCGACCGAGCCCGGAGCCGATCTCGTAGGCCACGTCCTCGACCGTCGAGCCCCGCTCGACGTCCAGTTCGGAACCGTCCGGCAGCGTCACGACGACATCGCTCATGGGCCGAATAGGTCCCACGCGCGGCATAAGCCTGTTGAGACGGTCGCCGGTCAGACCGCCCGTCCCGCGAACCGGAGGAGCTGTGCCGCGCGGTCGGCCTTCGCGAGGAACACCTCCCGAAGCGTCGGTGGGGCCTCGACCCGCGACTCCGCGAGCACCGACTCGGGGAGCCAGAGGGTATCGCGCGGCACCCCGTCGTCGCCGTGAACCGCGAAGTGGCTGGTCTCGAGTTTCATCACCAGCGGGAGGTCGGTCCGCTCGATCCCCTCGTCCGTGGTGTAGAGCTCGCGATTGAGCCGTTCGTGGGTGGTGCGCTGGATCAGCGCCCGGTCGGCGTCCGGGGCGGGTTCGATGGAGAGCCGACCGACGTAGTAGCCGCGCGAGAACCGTTCGAACATGCTATGGTGATACATACCACATACCGGTACTAAACGCTTCGGGCCCGCCGACCGAGCGGGTGGAGGGCCGACGCGAACGGCCAGCGAGCTTTTATCCCGGCCTCGTCAACCGGGTGGCAGTGAACACGAACGCCGCGGTCGTCGTCGCCCTCCTCGTACTGGCGGGTGGGGTCGTGGGGATGACCTCACAGGCGCAGCCGACCGGGACCACAACCCAGCGCGACGTCGACGGCGGGACGTTCGACGACGTCTCGACGTTCATGCAGCGCGGCGTCGTCGCGACCAACGGCTCCGTCGACGCCGGGATGTGGCTCGCGGCGTTCGAGACGGCCAACAACCTCACCCGGAAGCAGGCGCTCGTCCAGCACCGTGCCGCGACCCTCGACGAACGGCTCGACCGGCTCGAAGCCCGGATCGACCGGTTTCCCCCCGAGAACGCGACGTCGCTCGCCCTCCGGAGCCAACGGGTTCGTCTGGTCGCCGAACGCGAGGCGCTCCGGAACGCGGTGAGCGAGGCGGAGACCACCGCGGCGAGCGAGGGCGTGAACGCGACGACGTTCGACGACCTCGACAGCCGGATCGAGAACCTGACGGTACCGGCCCTTGACTCGAACGCCAGTGCAGCCAGCACCAACACTACCAACGCGAACGCCACCGCCCCGAACGGCTCGGCCGCGACCACCGACGAGGGCCGGTTCGCGGGGACCGCCCGCCGGTCGGGAACGACCTACAGCGGTCCGTAGGGACCGACGACCGCTCCGGGGCACGTCCCTCGTCGCACCGGCGACGTTTTACGCTCTGAGCACTAACGAGAGGTGAATGGATTCCGCGGCGCTGCTCGATCTCCTGGGGAACGAAAACCGTCGGCGCATTCTCAGGCTCCTCGCCCAACGGCCCTGCTACGTCACCGAGATCAGCGACGCGCTCGGGGTGAGCCCGAAGGCGGTGATCGGTCACCTCCGGAAGCTCGACGAGGCCGGACTGGTCGAGAGCCGGGTCGACGACGGTCGCCGGAAGTACTTCCGGATCTCGCGGAACCTGCGGCTCGAAGTCACGGTCTCGCCCTACGGGTTCGGGGCGAAGAGCGCCTATCCGGCGAGCTCGAGCCTCGATATCGCGTCGTGTCGGTACGTCTCGATCGACGTTTCGACGGACGACACGAGCGACCTCGCCGACCTCGCCGCCGACCTCCGGCGCTTCGAGGAACTGGAGGACGAGCTCTCGCTCGCCCAGCGCTGGGTTCAGGGGCGGCTCGCCACGCTCCACGACGCGCTCACCGACGAGGTCGAGGCCGGGCTCGCCGTCGACGACCGTCCCGGCACCGCGGACCACGGCGACGCGCGCTTCTGTGCCGAGGTGCTCGCCGGGATCGAGGCGGGCGCACGCACCGCCGACAAGCTCGCCGAACGCCTCGGGGTTCCCCTCCCGGTGGTCGAGGACGCGCTCGACCTGCTGATGACTCACGGGCTCGTGAGCCGCGAGAACGGCCGCTGGACGGTCGAGTGATGGTCCGTTCGGACGGCGACGGTCGAACGCGACTACAGGTCGCGGGTGAGTCCGTCGCGGAGGTCCCGACCGAAGTAGTGGCCGAGAACGCCACAGACCAGCCCGATGACCGCGAACCCGGCGATGAAGACCGGCCCGCTACCGTCGACGAACGCGAGGTAGATGTGGTTCTGGAGCGCGCTCCCGCCCGCGACCAGCCCCGCCGCGAGACCGGCTTCGACGTAGTACTGGCGGCTGCCGATCGCCCCGAGAACGAACGTCGCGAGGAACAGCCCGAGGAACGCCAGCGGGCCCCCGATGAGCGGGATGAATCCGCCGAGGCCGCTCCCGACCGCCGTGAGCACGAGCGCGACGACGAAGGCCTTGAGCGAGAACACGCCGCCCATCCGCTGGCGGAGCGTCGATCCGGTTCCCGATCGGGTCGCGTCGGCGGTCGTCGCCGTCGGGTCGGCGGTCGTCGTCGCCGTCGGGTCGGCGGTCGTCGTCCCGGCGCGGTCGCTCGATTCACGACCCCGGGACTCGTCGCCCTCGCCGGCGATGTCGTCGACCTCGGCGAGGAGGTCGTCGACGTCGCGGGTCTTGGTCTCCGT includes these proteins:
- a CDS encoding YndJ family protein, with product MTDVGTERSSGGWLPTALGRTDASAIVGGAAWLLAVAVADLDAVQRAVSLAVLVVVPFGMGMAATPAFEGWARRWYTVAVVGQPVAGLVVLASFLLPSSGLWPALAAVPWVAVTGALGLTAVTRVRARGLWPLSETLIDAGFAYSIVGAVALVLHHLGITFRFDPVIVFLTAIHFHFAGFVLPVLTGLAGRALGDRAGRGFRVLAAVVLLGPAFIAVGISFSPLVEVLAVGGFTVAVGVLGGYIVLRVAPARPALQRLLVSVSALALPVSMVLALGYGVSTFTELGPRIPIGTMVSLHGSLNAYWFALVGAVGWRLAVPRAAQVA
- a CDS encoding DUF4166 domain-containing protein, with amino-acid sequence MTGVYERALGAAADDLHPKVRERYSVDPTDDTIGVGRGRMDITRGTHVLPALYPMTALNLLFPEAGHDVPFTVRTAGFEEGGHEALATIREFEFREKRRRFDSLTVWDADRERLFDFLGTGGRLVSELHPRVEAGVLVVESGAQWLRVGDQYLRFPEPLAASVEVRDRYDETGERYHVDATIENPLAGHILSYRGTFTQGSESASTVPDDLRPTRGIERLPSG
- a CDS encoding M57 family metalloprotease, with translation MSRAARVVVVVCLIASTGCVGFSGDSLPRPVAGFAGDPDNPYPSENLTVAVEANATDRDFVPLVREALDRWEANDERYLNYTVNATVVPNATDPDIRVSFTPALSTCGDVDHAAGCAPMITNPTQTADTVGVSALDNLSDDSTVHVVEHELGHAFGLGHDDEPQSVMAPRTTLRALPQPNATDRALAWDDPTLAVYLVNATPATREQIRHALAYYDRGADGTVPENVSFQRTRNLTEADVVVRFAPSSACGSRRGSCGSVFGTDSDGDGALERYERVDITLTDLETDVVGWHVARWLGLGFGIEDESAYPPALAVTTPNDQRAGEWWR
- a CDS encoding FmdB family zinc ribbon protein, which produces MSYLERFRGRIGAANDTDETEYACRDCGTGFDERWQVCPECGGYSVRRREWDSV
- a CDS encoding aminopeptidase; its protein translation is MDDRIEEHAEVLVDWSARIEAGDDVVVSVSEGAHDLAVAVARALGERGANLVSTYGSAEVSRAYLDGHDGEFDADPDHELALYENADAVLSLGGGRNTSAMADVPGDRLEAASKATTEIREARMDTDWVSTVHPTRSLAQQAGMSYEAYQEFVYDAVLRDWASLAEEMAEMKERLDEGDEVRVVSEGTDLTLSIENRTAVNSTASVDDDSHNLPSGEVFTAPHAAAGEVTFDVPMTVRGRQVRDVWLRFEDGAVVDFDAAGGSEVIGEVLDTDAGSRRLGELGIGMNRGIDRPTDSILFDEKMAGTVHLALGRAYDACLPEDETGNESAVHVDLITDMSEGSRLEIDGRVVQRDGVFAWEDGFE
- the thrS gene encoding threonine--tRNA ligase — its product is MSDVVVTLPDGSELDVERGSTVEDVAYEIGSGLGRDTVAGVVDGNLVDKAQPIRSDIELEIVTDQSEEYLDVLRHSAAHVFAQALTRLRPEAKLTIGPWTDEGFYYDIANVDLDESDLEAIEDEAESIIEADLAIERTEYSREEAFETYDDNPYKREILDTEVAGEDPVSFYEQGDFYDLCRGPHVDSTGEIGGFALLEISAAYWRGDEENETLTRVYGTAFESEGELDDYLERRAEAAERDHRKIGREMDLFSISETAGPGLPLYHPNGKRVLDSLSEYARSLNLDAGYEPVETPHLFRTELWKQSGHYDNYVDDMFLLDVDDEEYGLKPMNCPGHAMIFENQSWSYRDLPVRYFEDGTVYRKEQRGELSGLSRTWSFTIDDGHLFVRPDQIAAEIETIMETIFEVMEVVDLDAEIALATRPEKSVGSDELWDQAETQLRDVLDEGGYDYEVEEGDGAFYGPKIDFSFGDALGRVWDGPTVQLDFNMPERLDLQYTGEDNETHRPVMIHRALYGSYGRFFMVLIEHFNGNFPTWLAPEQVRILPVSDDNIEYAESVADELEGFRTSVETRSWTVGRKIRAGHDDRLPYMLIVGGTEEEAGTVSVRDREEREQDGVSVEDFRAHLEAERDEKRTTPDFLD
- a CDS encoding DUF5802 family protein; this translates as MFERFSRGYYVGRLSIEPAPDADRALIQRTTHERLNRELYTTDEGIERTDLPLVMKLETSHFAVHGDDGVPRDTLWLPESVLAESRVEAPPTLREVFLAKADRAAQLLRFAGRAV
- a CDS encoding transposase, whose translation is MNTNAAVVVALLVLAGGVVGMTSQAQPTGTTTQRDVDGGTFDDVSTFMQRGVVATNGSVDAGMWLAAFETANNLTRKQALVQHRAATLDERLDRLEARIDRFPPENATSLALRSQRVRLVAEREALRNAVSEAETTAASEGVNATTFDDLDSRIENLTVPALDSNASAASTNTTNANATAPNGSAATTDEGRFAGTARRSGTTYSGP
- a CDS encoding metalloregulator ArsR/SmtB family transcription factor codes for the protein MDSAALLDLLGNENRRRILRLLAQRPCYVTEISDALGVSPKAVIGHLRKLDEAGLVESRVDDGRRKYFRISRNLRLEVTVSPYGFGAKSAYPASSSLDIASCRYVSIDVSTDDTSDLADLAADLRRFEELEDELSLAQRWVQGRLATLHDALTDEVEAGLAVDDRPGTADHGDARFCAEVLAGIEAGARTADKLAERLGVPLPVVEDALDLLMTHGLVSRENGRWTVE